In Bactrocera oleae isolate idBacOlea1 chromosome 3, idBacOlea1, whole genome shotgun sequence, a genomic segment contains:
- the CLIP-190 gene encoding restin homolog isoform X5: protein MSDDKSNYEVPPPMSSSSETVPPTDGDTLLLEPKYPSNGQSIPKAPSSPVATATSTLSTPASSITGGPTSRLRAPTNYSSDIVGSISKIGRLCSHAAPKTGPPPRDSKSMSRESDGNLSSINSAYADHGAVLTQDTEQFIIGQKVWVGGIRPGQIAYIGETHFAPGDWAGIVLDEPNGKNDGCVAGKRYFQCEPRRGIFSRLTRLTLAPFSGANTPTSPLAKMSPERSRTVSPTASIRSSFLRSPGKNGLAVGDRIIVSSGFGSRPGILRYLGETQFASGNWCGVELDEPSGKNDGSVDGIKYFECKPKYGVFVPIAKVSLSPSSKKSRLSRAGSRESLNSIGTINSIATTNTSRLRMNAQRKSLSIKPVVAPPKSQYSMQDLLHEKQKHIEQLMIERELDREDCQNQALQYQKNINELKSRIIQLERSLDDERKKSEDLQFSIDEATYCGNDVQSHVYRDKIQELEKKLTYLSTETESGKDTSTVINVPTETSIAENAKISLQLQQQKEEYEARLANAGDEQTRLQENIEYLRKENEGLLKELVYKDESLEKFSLSACGIQNLSHELDLLKEEAEKERQQLQTDFALKLEEKDVQLNTLRSELTSQKNALSTVEIERSNNQDEREILMTECKNRDSQLQDLNEQLAKFKSELSMQKAENVTLEELVKVQQDKLLQEKNQVAENLKEIKKFKDEIISLRNAKDSAEIQLRTVNEGVRKLTESQKALEEQLSAATCADHEHLDAITQLGIVIEDMKKKLNNHTAENGRLNAELKKEQELKVIAAVTEGELRRLLIDQQQKYTVSLEELKKSNTNLTENLESDKRKFQECLDEKMRKIEALNIEVDQFKQGLNHLESNSSTTEKELNSKIEELKLKEQTLLEDLRTKENALKSQTEACAYHDRVIAEKIECLNTTMTALESANNDLNKQKQELSLTLNKCSDLNIANKIQDEQCAQQQLEIGNLTRKLDSLNTKCESLKTQNETLENGLNSSRSIISQLEDEVSRLKDELAMHQKNLLETEGKNHDERLKLESQIEEINQKFRNVSKDLEEERAITEQTRSEISKKNNQLTVLEEKSVKLELTLSDEKRQQENLQSKYESMVVQNKTLETDLNTLRTSSTDSNTELLKMSQMVTLKQKAYDELLDKTNMDRINLEGQLEASQQRLDILCNQVETLTQEMKSATEQNIKRVEMLKLEQEKCGKQELELSELSRKLEVLSAKYTGIESENEHLQRDLATLRNQSTTSSALVTKLTEDLTQKQKTMQDLTDKSAADRLQLSNQLQELEQQLEAKLRDTDLLRSELQAAIKSKDKQAEEFELLKLEMQAQSTYQLNYLKEKESTEQAKIIENFQEQLKDAEQSKTKLNEAISSLQQQIKLLQDELLKSQLDFKAKEDELGKQIINLCNEAEQIREVLHQTQLDGSNSLSTLELEKLELHKMIESLQSELKTIEDELRKSRSEIEQLKEAESSVLQDAKEFQNQIESLKSALDVANTEAQFRTKMAEEDKNKIEELRKMVETVQTVNANISATNAEMSHALQSLEQEKCETGHIFELFEMESDQNIEKLGEKLVHLKQKLIDAQAHIEQKSAIITEKESELSSILVKFEASQMALVGVQSTLLDQATKISELNTANTELEKLVFEKKYLLEQQAALRSQLDEYKGVVNEMDNETTAKNETLQQLQERVKDLEEERLRNIESQERLNSDNVKIQRKLEILDLEKTREIVAAQSRINELQALKVLKPNSASTRDIPKEGEEPEGNLAQINFLNSIIADMQKKNDSLKAKIEALEALPTDFTQPKAFELIAKRKPAPRVFCDICDEFDKHETEDCPLQASDVRDYSPPPLTEATGKKIRKLPEPRKYCETCEVFGHVTGECAEDEW, encoded by the exons ATCATGGTGCCGTTCTAACACAAGATACAGAACAGTTTATAATTGGTCAGAAAGTATGGGTAGGCGGCATTCGCCCCGGACAAATTGCTTACATTGGCGAGACTCATTTTGCCCCTGGAGATTGGGCTGGAATTGTATTGGATGAACCGAATG GTAAAAATGATGGTTGCGTCGCTGGCAAACGTTATTTCCAGTGTGAACCGAGGCGTGGTATTTTCTCGCGCTTAACACGTCTCACATTGGCACCATTTTCTGGGGCAAATACGCCCACCTCGCCATTAGCAAAAATGTCTCCAGAACGTTCACGTACAGTGTCACCAACTGCCAGCATACGCAGTTCATTTCTACGCAGCCCGGGAA AAAATGGTTTGGCAGTTGGCGATCGCATTATTGTGTCGTCTGGCTTCGGTAGTCGTCCAGGTATATTGCGTTATTTGGGTGAAACGCAGTTCGCTTCAGGCAATTGGTGTGGTGTGGAATTAGACGAGCCTTCTGGTAAAAACGATGGCTCTGTCGATGGTATAAA GTATTTCGAATGTAAGCCGAAATATGGAGTGTTCGTGCCGATTGCCAAAGTCTCACTTTCGCCGTCATCAAAAAAGTCTCGTCTATCCAGAGCAGGCTCTCGAGAATCTCTCAACTCAATTGGTACTATAAACAGCAtcgcaacaacaaatacatctCGCTTGCGCATGAATGCACAG CGCAAATCTTTGTCAATCAAGCCGGTCGTTGCCCCTCCTAAATCGCAATATTCCATGCAG GATTTACTACACGAGAAGCAGAAGCACATTGAGCAGTTAATGATCGAGCGAGAGTTGGATCGTGAGGATTGCCAGAATCAGGCGCTACAATACCAGAAGAATATAAACGAG CTGAAGTCCCGAATAATTCAATTGGAGCGCTCGCTGGATGATGAACGTAAAAAATCGGAAGATTTGCAATTCTCTATTGATGAGGCTACATACTGTGGTAACGAT GTCCAATCTCATGTATATAGGGATAAAATTCAGGAATTGgagaaaaaattaacatatcTTTCGACAG AAACAGAGTCCGGTAAAGATACCTCTACTGTCATTAATGTGCCGACTGAAACGTCCATTGCCGAGAACGCCAAAATTTCATtacagttacaacaacaaaaagaggaGTACGAAGCACGACTGGCTAATGCTGGAGATGAGCAAACAAGATTGCAGGAAAATATAGAATATCTTCGAAAGGAAAATGAAGGATTGCTAAAAGAGTTGGTGTACAAAGATGAGAGTCTTGAAAAGTTCTCATTATCAGCATGTGGCATTCAAAATCTGAGTCATGAATTGGATCTGCTCAAAGAAGAAGCAGAGAAGGAGCGGCAGCAATTGCAAACCGATTTTGCTCTTAAACTGGAGGAGAAGGATGTACAATTAAACACATTGCGCTCTGAACTTACTTCTCAGAAAAATGCTCTATCTACGGTAGAGATCGAACGATCTAATAACCAAGATGAACGTGAGATCTTAATGACAGAATGCAAAAATCGTGATTCACAATTGCAGGATCTTAATGAGCAACTAGCGAAGTTTAAATCGGAATTAAGTATGCAAAAAGCAGAGAATGTGACACTGGAGGAACTGGTAAAAGTACAGCAGGATAAGCTTTTGCAGGAGAAAAACCAGgtggctgaaaatttgaaagAAATCAAGAAATTTAAAGATGAGATAATAAGTTTGCGAAATGCTAAAGACTCTGCAGAAATACAGCTTAGAACTGTCAATGAAGGCGTGAGAAAATTGACTGAATCGCAGAAagccttggaagagcagttgtCGGCTGCAACATGTGCAGATCACGAGCATCTCGATGCGATTACACAATTGGGTATCGTTATAGaagatatgaaaaaaaaattaaataatcataCAGCAGAAAATGGTCGTCTAAATGCAGAGCTTAAAAAAGAACAAGAATTAAAAGTTATTGCCGCTGTTACAGAAGGAGAACTTCGAAGGCTTTTAATAGatcagcaacaaaaatatacagttagcctagaagaattaaaaaaatcgaatacaAACCTGACAGAAAATCTAGAAAGTGATAAACGAAAATTTCAGGAATGTTTAGATGAGAAAATGAGAAAGATTGAGGCTCTTAACATCGAGGTCGATCAATTCAAACAAGGCTTAAATCATCTTGAATCGAATTCTTCGACTACCGAAAaagaattaaattcaaaaatcgaAGAACTTAAATTAAAGGAGCAAACCCTTCTCGAAGATTTAAGAACTAAAGAAAATGCTTTAAAGTCTCAGACGGAGGCATGTGCGTATCACGATCGCGTAATAGCAGAGAAAATAGAGTGCCTTAACACGACCATGACTGCACTTGAAAGCGCAAATAatgatttaaataaacaaaagcagGAACTATCGCTAACTTTAAACAAATGTTCTGATTTAAACATcgcaaataaaatacaagatGAGCAATGTGCTCAACAACAACTTGAAATTGGAAATTTAACGCGCAAGCTAGATAGCCTCAATACAAAATGTGAAAGTCTAAAAACTCAAAATGAGACTCTTGAAAATGGGCTTAATTCTTCCCGTTCAATTATTTCTCAACTTGAGGATGAGGTTAGTAGACTTAAAGATGAACTCGCTATGCATCAAAAGAATTTACTCGAAACTGAAGGAAAAAACCACGATGAACGATTGAAGTTAGAAAGTCAGATAGAAGAGATTAATCAGAAATTTAGAAATGTATCAAAAGATTTGGAAGAAGAGCGCGCAATCACTGAGCAAACTCGCAGCgagatatcaaaaaaaaataatcaattgaCTGTTCTTGAGGAAAAGAGTGTTAAACTAGAGCTTACACTCAGTGACGAGAAGCGTCAGCAGGAGAATTTGCAAAGCAAATATGAATCTATGGTTGTGCAGAATAAAACACTTGAAACAGATCTAAACACCCTCCGTACGTCATCTACAGATTCAAACActgaacttttaaaaatgtcacAAATGGTGACACTAAAACAAAAAGCTTACGATGAACTATTGGATAAAACCAACATGGACCGCATTAACCTCGAAGGGCAGTTGGAGGCCAGTCAACAACGCCTAGATATATTATGTAACCAGGTGGAGACGCTTACGCAGGAAATGAAAAGTGCTACAGAGCAGAATATCAAGCGTGTAGAAATGCTTAAGCTGGAACAAGAAAAATGTGGTAAACAGGAGCTAGAATTAAGTGAGCTATCACGCAAACTTGAAGTACTTTCTGCGAAATATACGGGAATAGAGAGTGAAAATGAGCATCTTCAAAGAGATTTGGCAACATTACGGAACCAGTCAACCACTTCAAGCGCACTTGTAACCAAATTGACTGAGGACCTTACTCAAAAACAGAAAACTATGCAGGACTTAACAGACAAATCAGCTGCTGATCGCTTGCAACTAAGCAACCAATTGCAGGAACTAGAACAGCAACTTGAAGCAAAACTTCGTGATACGGATCTGTTAAGAAGTGAACTGCAAGCAGCAATAAAATCAAAAGACAAACAGGCAGAAGAGTTTGAGTTATTGAAACTGGAAATGCAAGCGCAGTCAACATATCAGTTAAATTATTTGAAGGAGAAAGAATCGACCGAGCAGgcaaaaattatcgaaaatttCCAAGAGCAGCTAAAGGATGCAGAGCAAAGTAAGACCAAGTTAAATGAGGCTATTTCCagtctacaacaacaaataaaacttCTACAAGATGAATTACTAAAATCTCAACTAGATTTTAAAGCAAAGGAGGATGAACTAGGTAAACAAATCATTAATTTATGCAACGAGGCTGAACAGATACGTGAAGTATTACATCAAACCCAATTGGATGGTTCAAATTCACTCAGCACTTTGGAGTTAGAAAAGCTGGAACTACACAAGATGATAGAGAGTTTGCAATCAGAACTGAAAACAATCGAAGACGAACTGAGAAAAAGTCGTAGTGAAATCGAACAGTTGAAAGAAGCAGAGTCAAGCGTTCTTCAAGATGCCAaggagttccaaaatcaaatTGAATCGTTGAAAAGCGCATTAGATGTTGCGAATACTGAAGCTCAATTTAGAACAAAAATGGCAGAAGAGGATAAAAATAAGATAGAGGAATTGCGGAAAATGGTGGAGACGGTGCAAACAgtcaatgcaaatatttcagCAACCAATGCGGAGATGTCGCATGCACTGCAGTCCTTAGAACAAGAAAAATGTGAAACAGGCCATATATTCGAACTCTTTGAAATGGAATCTGAtcaaaatatagaaaaactTGGTGAAAAGCTTGTTCACTTGAAGCAGAAATTGATTGATGCGCAAGCTCATATTGAACAAAAATCGGCCATTATAACGGAAAAAGAAAGCGAACTGTCGAGTATCTTGGTTAAATTTGAAGCATCACAAATGGCTTTAGTAGGTGTACAGAGCACATTATTAGATCAAGCCACAAAAATCTCTGAATTGAATACTGCAAATACGGAATTGGAAAAactagtttttgaaaaaaaatatttattagaacaACAAGCAGCCTTGCGAAGTCAACTCGATGAATATAAAGGAGTAGTTAACGAAATGGATAATGAAACCACGGCTAAGAACGAAACACTGCAACAACTGCAGGAACGTGTTAAAGATTTAGAAGAAGAAAGATTGCGCAATATTGAATCTCAAGAAAGATTAAATAGTGATAACGTTAAAATACAACGAAAACTTGAGATTCTTGATTTGGAGAAAACTCGTGAAATAGTTGCTGCACAAAGTCGTATCAATGAATTGCAGGCATTGAAAGTATTGAAACCAAATAGTGCATCAACTCGTGATATCCCAAAAGAG GGTGAAGAACCAGAAGGCAACTTAGCACAAATCAACTTTCTGAATTCTATAATTGCGGACATGCAAAAGAAAAATGATTCTTTAAAGGCTAAGATCGAAGCACTCGAAGCGTTACCCACGGACTTTACGCA GCCCAAAGCTTTTGAATTAATCGCTAAACGCAAACCAGCTCCTCGTGTTTTCTGTGATATTTGCGATGAATTTGATAAACACGAAACCGAAGACTGCCCTCTTCAAGCATCCGATGTCCGAGACTACTCACCTCCACCTCTGACGGAAGCGACGGGAAAAAAGATCCGGAAATTACCAGAACCACGAAAATACTGTGAAACCTGTGAAG TTTTCGGCCACGTAACGGGTGAATGCGCTGAGGACGAGTGgtag
- the CLIP-190 gene encoding restin homolog isoform X10, which translates to MSRESDGNLSSINSAYADHGAVLTQDTEQFIIGQKVWVGGIRPGQIAYIGETHFAPGDWAGIVLDEPNGKNDGCVAGKRYFQCEPRRGIFSRLTRLTLAPFSGANTPTSPLAKMSPERSRTVSPTASIRSSFLRSPGKNGLAVGDRIIVSSGFGSRPGILRYLGETQFASGNWCGVELDEPSGKNDGSVDGIKYFECKPKYGVFVPIAKVSLSPSSKKSRLSRAGSRESLNSIGTINSIATTNTSRLRMNAQRKSLSIKPVVAPPKSQYSMQDLLHEKQKHIEQLMIERELDREDCQNQALQYQKNINELKSRIIQLERSLDDERKKSEDLQFSIDEATYCGNDVQSHVYRDKIQELEKKLTYLSTETESGKDTSTVINVPTETSIAENAKISLQLQQQKEEYEARLANAGDEQTRLQENIEYLRKENEGLLKELVYKDESLEKFSLSACGIQNLSHELDLLKEEAEKERQQLQTDFALKLEEKDVQLNTLRSELTSQKNALSTVEIERSNNQDEREILMTECKNRDSQLQDLNEQLAKFKSELSMQKAENVTLEELVKVQQDKLLQEKNQVAENLKEIKKFKDEIISLRNAKDSAEIQLRTVNEGVRKLTESQKALEEQLSAATCADHEHLDAITQLGIVIEDMKKKLNNHTAENGRLNAELKKEQELKVIAAVTEGELRRLLIDQQQKYTVSLEELKKSNTNLTENLESDKRKFQECLDEKMRKIEALNIEVDQFKQGLNHLESNSSTTEKELNSKIEELKLKEQTLLEDLRTKENALKSQTEACAYHDRVIAEKIECLNTTMTALESANNDLNKQKQELSLTLNKCSDLNIANKIQDEQCAQQQLEIGNLTRKLDSLNTKCESLKTQNETLENGLNSSRSIISQLEDEVSRLKDELAMHQKNLLETEGKNHDERLKLESQIEEINQKFRNVSKDLEEERAITEQTRSEISKKNNQLTVLEEKSVKLELTLSDEKRQQENLQSKYESMVVQNKTLETDLNTLRTSSTDSNTELLKMSQMVTLKQKAYDELLDKTNMDRINLEGQLEASQQRLDILCNQVETLTQEMKSATEQNIKRVEMLKLEQEKCGKQELELSELSRKLEVLSAKYTGIESENEHLQRDLATLRNQSTTSSALVTKLTEDLTQKQKTMQDLTDKSAADRLQLSNQLQELEQQLEAKLRDTDLLRSELQAAIKSKDKQAEEFELLKLEMQAQSTYQLNYLKEKESTEQAKIIENFQEQLKDAEQSKTKLNEAISSLQQQIKLLQDELLKSQLDFKAKEDELGKQIINLCNEAEQIREVLHQTQLDGSNSLSTLELEKLELHKMIESLQSELKTIEDELRKSRSEIEQLKEAESSVLQDAKEFQNQIESLKSALDVANTEAQFRTKMAEEDKNKIEELRKMVETVQTVNANISATNAEMSHALQSLEQEKCETGHIFELFEMESDQNIEKLGEKLVHLKQKLIDAQAHIEQKSAIITEKESELSSILVKFEASQMALVGVQSTLLDQATKISELNTANTELEKLVFEKKYLLEQQAALRSQLDEYKGVVNEMDNETTAKNETLQQLQERVKDLEEERLRNIESQERLNSDNVKIQRKLEILDLEKTREIVAAQSRINELQALKVLKPNSASTRDIPKEGEEPEGNLAQINFLNSIIADMQKKNDSLKAKIEALEALPTDFTQPKAFELIAKRKPAPRVFCDICDEFDKHETEDCPLQASDVRDYSPPPLTEATGKKIRKLPEPRKYCETCEVFGHVTGECAEDEW; encoded by the exons ATCATGGTGCCGTTCTAACACAAGATACAGAACAGTTTATAATTGGTCAGAAAGTATGGGTAGGCGGCATTCGCCCCGGACAAATTGCTTACATTGGCGAGACTCATTTTGCCCCTGGAGATTGGGCTGGAATTGTATTGGATGAACCGAATG GTAAAAATGATGGTTGCGTCGCTGGCAAACGTTATTTCCAGTGTGAACCGAGGCGTGGTATTTTCTCGCGCTTAACACGTCTCACATTGGCACCATTTTCTGGGGCAAATACGCCCACCTCGCCATTAGCAAAAATGTCTCCAGAACGTTCACGTACAGTGTCACCAACTGCCAGCATACGCAGTTCATTTCTACGCAGCCCGGGAA AAAATGGTTTGGCAGTTGGCGATCGCATTATTGTGTCGTCTGGCTTCGGTAGTCGTCCAGGTATATTGCGTTATTTGGGTGAAACGCAGTTCGCTTCAGGCAATTGGTGTGGTGTGGAATTAGACGAGCCTTCTGGTAAAAACGATGGCTCTGTCGATGGTATAAA GTATTTCGAATGTAAGCCGAAATATGGAGTGTTCGTGCCGATTGCCAAAGTCTCACTTTCGCCGTCATCAAAAAAGTCTCGTCTATCCAGAGCAGGCTCTCGAGAATCTCTCAACTCAATTGGTACTATAAACAGCAtcgcaacaacaaatacatctCGCTTGCGCATGAATGCACAG CGCAAATCTTTGTCAATCAAGCCGGTCGTTGCCCCTCCTAAATCGCAATATTCCATGCAG GATTTACTACACGAGAAGCAGAAGCACATTGAGCAGTTAATGATCGAGCGAGAGTTGGATCGTGAGGATTGCCAGAATCAGGCGCTACAATACCAGAAGAATATAAACGAG CTGAAGTCCCGAATAATTCAATTGGAGCGCTCGCTGGATGATGAACGTAAAAAATCGGAAGATTTGCAATTCTCTATTGATGAGGCTACATACTGTGGTAACGAT GTCCAATCTCATGTATATAGGGATAAAATTCAGGAATTGgagaaaaaattaacatatcTTTCGACAG AAACAGAGTCCGGTAAAGATACCTCTACTGTCATTAATGTGCCGACTGAAACGTCCATTGCCGAGAACGCCAAAATTTCATtacagttacaacaacaaaaagaggaGTACGAAGCACGACTGGCTAATGCTGGAGATGAGCAAACAAGATTGCAGGAAAATATAGAATATCTTCGAAAGGAAAATGAAGGATTGCTAAAAGAGTTGGTGTACAAAGATGAGAGTCTTGAAAAGTTCTCATTATCAGCATGTGGCATTCAAAATCTGAGTCATGAATTGGATCTGCTCAAAGAAGAAGCAGAGAAGGAGCGGCAGCAATTGCAAACCGATTTTGCTCTTAAACTGGAGGAGAAGGATGTACAATTAAACACATTGCGCTCTGAACTTACTTCTCAGAAAAATGCTCTATCTACGGTAGAGATCGAACGATCTAATAACCAAGATGAACGTGAGATCTTAATGACAGAATGCAAAAATCGTGATTCACAATTGCAGGATCTTAATGAGCAACTAGCGAAGTTTAAATCGGAATTAAGTATGCAAAAAGCAGAGAATGTGACACTGGAGGAACTGGTAAAAGTACAGCAGGATAAGCTTTTGCAGGAGAAAAACCAGgtggctgaaaatttgaaagAAATCAAGAAATTTAAAGATGAGATAATAAGTTTGCGAAATGCTAAAGACTCTGCAGAAATACAGCTTAGAACTGTCAATGAAGGCGTGAGAAAATTGACTGAATCGCAGAAagccttggaagagcagttgtCGGCTGCAACATGTGCAGATCACGAGCATCTCGATGCGATTACACAATTGGGTATCGTTATAGaagatatgaaaaaaaaattaaataatcataCAGCAGAAAATGGTCGTCTAAATGCAGAGCTTAAAAAAGAACAAGAATTAAAAGTTATTGCCGCTGTTACAGAAGGAGAACTTCGAAGGCTTTTAATAGatcagcaacaaaaatatacagttagcctagaagaattaaaaaaatcgaatacaAACCTGACAGAAAATCTAGAAAGTGATAAACGAAAATTTCAGGAATGTTTAGATGAGAAAATGAGAAAGATTGAGGCTCTTAACATCGAGGTCGATCAATTCAAACAAGGCTTAAATCATCTTGAATCGAATTCTTCGACTACCGAAAaagaattaaattcaaaaatcgaAGAACTTAAATTAAAGGAGCAAACCCTTCTCGAAGATTTAAGAACTAAAGAAAATGCTTTAAAGTCTCAGACGGAGGCATGTGCGTATCACGATCGCGTAATAGCAGAGAAAATAGAGTGCCTTAACACGACCATGACTGCACTTGAAAGCGCAAATAatgatttaaataaacaaaagcagGAACTATCGCTAACTTTAAACAAATGTTCTGATTTAAACATcgcaaataaaatacaagatGAGCAATGTGCTCAACAACAACTTGAAATTGGAAATTTAACGCGCAAGCTAGATAGCCTCAATACAAAATGTGAAAGTCTAAAAACTCAAAATGAGACTCTTGAAAATGGGCTTAATTCTTCCCGTTCAATTATTTCTCAACTTGAGGATGAGGTTAGTAGACTTAAAGATGAACTCGCTATGCATCAAAAGAATTTACTCGAAACTGAAGGAAAAAACCACGATGAACGATTGAAGTTAGAAAGTCAGATAGAAGAGATTAATCAGAAATTTAGAAATGTATCAAAAGATTTGGAAGAAGAGCGCGCAATCACTGAGCAAACTCGCAGCgagatatcaaaaaaaaataatcaattgaCTGTTCTTGAGGAAAAGAGTGTTAAACTAGAGCTTACACTCAGTGACGAGAAGCGTCAGCAGGAGAATTTGCAAAGCAAATATGAATCTATGGTTGTGCAGAATAAAACACTTGAAACAGATCTAAACACCCTCCGTACGTCATCTACAGATTCAAACActgaacttttaaaaatgtcacAAATGGTGACACTAAAACAAAAAGCTTACGATGAACTATTGGATAAAACCAACATGGACCGCATTAACCTCGAAGGGCAGTTGGAGGCCAGTCAACAACGCCTAGATATATTATGTAACCAGGTGGAGACGCTTACGCAGGAAATGAAAAGTGCTACAGAGCAGAATATCAAGCGTGTAGAAATGCTTAAGCTGGAACAAGAAAAATGTGGTAAACAGGAGCTAGAATTAAGTGAGCTATCACGCAAACTTGAAGTACTTTCTGCGAAATATACGGGAATAGAGAGTGAAAATGAGCATCTTCAAAGAGATTTGGCAACATTACGGAACCAGTCAACCACTTCAAGCGCACTTGTAACCAAATTGACTGAGGACCTTACTCAAAAACAGAAAACTATGCAGGACTTAACAGACAAATCAGCTGCTGATCGCTTGCAACTAAGCAACCAATTGCAGGAACTAGAACAGCAACTTGAAGCAAAACTTCGTGATACGGATCTGTTAAGAAGTGAACTGCAAGCAGCAATAAAATCAAAAGACAAACAGGCAGAAGAGTTTGAGTTATTGAAACTGGAAATGCAAGCGCAGTCAACATATCAGTTAAATTATTTGAAGGAGAAAGAATCGACCGAGCAGgcaaaaattatcgaaaatttCCAAGAGCAGCTAAAGGATGCAGAGCAAAGTAAGACCAAGTTAAATGAGGCTATTTCCagtctacaacaacaaataaaacttCTACAAGATGAATTACTAAAATCTCAACTAGATTTTAAAGCAAAGGAGGATGAACTAGGTAAACAAATCATTAATTTATGCAACGAGGCTGAACAGATACGTGAAGTATTACATCAAACCCAATTGGATGGTTCAAATTCACTCAGCACTTTGGAGTTAGAAAAGCTGGAACTACACAAGATGATAGAGAGTTTGCAATCAGAACTGAAAACAATCGAAGACGAACTGAGAAAAAGTCGTAGTGAAATCGAACAGTTGAAAGAAGCAGAGTCAAGCGTTCTTCAAGATGCCAaggagttccaaaatcaaatTGAATCGTTGAAAAGCGCATTAGATGTTGCGAATACTGAAGCTCAATTTAGAACAAAAATGGCAGAAGAGGATAAAAATAAGATAGAGGAATTGCGGAAAATGGTGGAGACGGTGCAAACAgtcaatgcaaatatttcagCAACCAATGCGGAGATGTCGCATGCACTGCAGTCCTTAGAACAAGAAAAATGTGAAACAGGCCATATATTCGAACTCTTTGAAATGGAATCTGAtcaaaatatagaaaaactTGGTGAAAAGCTTGTTCACTTGAAGCAGAAATTGATTGATGCGCAAGCTCATATTGAACAAAAATCGGCCATTATAACGGAAAAAGAAAGCGAACTGTCGAGTATCTTGGTTAAATTTGAAGCATCACAAATGGCTTTAGTAGGTGTACAGAGCACATTATTAGATCAAGCCACAAAAATCTCTGAATTGAATACTGCAAATACGGAATTGGAAAAactagtttttgaaaaaaaatatttattagaacaACAAGCAGCCTTGCGAAGTCAACTCGATGAATATAAAGGAGTAGTTAACGAAATGGATAATGAAACCACGGCTAAGAACGAAACACTGCAACAACTGCAGGAACGTGTTAAAGATTTAGAAGAAGAAAGATTGCGCAATATTGAATCTCAAGAAAGATTAAATAGTGATAACGTTAAAATACAACGAAAACTTGAGATTCTTGATTTGGAGAAAACTCGTGAAATAGTTGCTGCACAAAGTCGTATCAATGAATTGCAGGCATTGAAAGTATTGAAACCAAATAGTGCATCAACTCGTGATATCCCAAAAGAG GGTGAAGAACCAGAAGGCAACTTAGCACAAATCAACTTTCTGAATTCTATAATTGCGGACATGCAAAAGAAAAATGATTCTTTAAAGGCTAAGATCGAAGCACTCGAAGCGTTACCCACGGACTTTACGCA GCCCAAAGCTTTTGAATTAATCGCTAAACGCAAACCAGCTCCTCGTGTTTTCTGTGATATTTGCGATGAATTTGATAAACACGAAACCGAAGACTGCCCTCTTCAAGCATCCGATGTCCGAGACTACTCACCTCCACCTCTGACGGAAGCGACGGGAAAAAAGATCCGGAAATTACCAGAACCACGAAAATACTGTGAAACCTGTGAAG TTTTCGGCCACGTAACGGGTGAATGCGCTGAGGACGAGTGgtag